The genomic window acagaaacccccatacagaaaccgcacccccccctcccccctccactaaaATGCAGCTCCTTTCCTGCTTACCTTTGAGATAAAGATGGTGTTTATTTTTGGATTGTGAGTGAAGTTCTGCAGGATCTGCATCCTCTCACCTTGCGATGTTGGCCCATAAATGTAAGGCCTGAAATTCAACAAATGAGTGACACGAGTTATTCGAAAATCTCAACCCAACTAAAACCCAAAGTACTGCCAGCCCATAATAACCAGAGCGACTGAATTCTATTTCATAACTTACCACGGGGGAACGAACTCTCAACCCTGGCAGAAGCCAGTGGTGAATCTGTTAGAAACCTGGCTTATATTTACTAATATCTCATTCAAATTGGAATAGTGATTGGTGAAGATATTCACTGACTGTATGGCCTGACAGGCCAGCCCACCTCAAACTCTGGACAGATAGCGGTCAGCGCTAGGTTTATATTTTTACTGAAGTTTATTATTATCCAATGTTACTCGACCTTCAGGAATGGGGAGATCTTGAATTTTGAACTCTTGATCATTGCTTTCACCAAATGAAGCTTCTATTTGTCCACACCAGAGGCTAACTGGACTCAGTCACTGTGGCAGGAAGCTGGCTGCTTCTCTCTGggtcccgatgtggagatgccggcgttggactggggtaaacacagcaagaagtctgtgttgtgagacttcttactctctctGGGTCTCCCAGAGCACTGCCTTACTCAACAGCAGCAGCTGGGAGGGGatcagacagtgagggagagtcgGGGTATTTACAACTAGCCAGTAGGACAGCAGGATGGGGATCGAGGGATTGCGAGGACAGATTAATCTCACCAATGGAGTGAGAAAACTGTGCTCAATCCAGGAATCAGCGACTGGCCGAGACGGTGAGCAGTTTACACTGAAACATTGATCAAGCAGCTTCCGGCAAAGTTACAGATCTTCGGGAAGCTCCTTCCCAAAGCAAACCAAGACAGACAGAGTAATAAAACCGGGGAAAGAGCACCGGGAATGCTGGAGGATGCAAACACAATGTTTACATCTGGCAGGCAAGCACGGGAAAGTCTGAAGAGCCGATACAGCAGCAGACACAATCTGCTGGGGGACGATGCCCCCATCCCACaatacaccccaccccccatccgcaaggcccccactcccacccaccccacatccgcaacacccccactcccacccaccccacatccgcaacacccccactcccacccacccccatccgcaacacccccacccaccccccatccgcaacacccccactcccacccacccccccatccgcaacacccacactcccacccatccccacatccgcaacacccccactcccacccatccccccatccgcaacactcccacccacccccatccgcAACACCCAAACCCCACAACAGCCACATGTCCACAACACCCCCACCCTCATCCTgcaacacccccacctccacccacacccccacctccacccccacccccacttccacccacacccccaccgagCAGCTCTGTAAATGCCACTGACTTTCCAGCTCGCTACATCTAAATGAGTTTAGGTTTCACTCTGACCCCGATCTCCTAAGGTGGTCCCAGAAGTTCATTCAGCCGTGACTTACTTGTTTAGTTTGATTGCGTACTCCTTGAGAGCAAACACATTGTCCGCAAACACAATGATCTTGTCGTTTCTCCTCTCATGGAAGCGGATCAAGAACTGACAAGCTCGGAACTTGTTGGGGTTCATGACGTAAAGTAGCATTCTCTTCTTCGTCTTAATCGCGACGTACTCTCTGTAAAACTCGGGGGACATCGGACACCAGACCTACACAACACACCCAGCGGAAAGAAAGTGGGActtagaaactcgaagcaggaatTAATATTGAGCAGAGCACCAGAGAGAATTTCCCCACCCGTTTTAAACAGCAGCCACGGGATCTTTGAtagaagctatttcccagggtggaagagtcaattactcgggggcacaggtttaaggtgcgaggggcaaggtttaaaggagatgtacgaggcaagttttttttacacagagggtggtgggtgcctggaactcgctgccggggtgctcaaagtggaagcagatatgatagtgagttttaaggggcatctggacaaatacatgaataggatgggaatagagggatacggtccccggaagggtagggggttttagttaagtcgggcagcatggtcggtgcaggcttggagggccgaagggcctgttcctgtgctgtaattttctttgttcttcgtaccCTCGAGGGCAGTCAGGGCATGGGTTTAACGTCACACCTGaaaggcagtgcagcactccctcagcgcgacACTGGAACATCAGCCTGGATTTTATGCTCAACTccctggagtgggaattgaactcggagcTGAGGCGAGTGTGGCATTCACTGAACCATTGCTGGCAAACTCAACACATCGCCAGCTGGCTTCAGAATCAACAATCTGTCGTTTAGCCAATGGCACAAAGACCCTGGCTGGTGTCCATCGCATTTTGTTTGAGGGGAAACGTTGGCCCAGGAACCCGGGAGAACTTGCTTCTCATTATTACTGCCAAGATCTCAGAGTCCTCTACCCACCCCTGTTGAGACGTTCAACGTCTCAATCAACGGATGGTGCCTCGGGCACTGCTGCCATTTATTTCCCACTGACTCTCTGTAACGCTTCCCTCAGCCCCACACTCTGAAGGTCCTGACTCTGGCCGAGGCACAAGTTCACAGTGTCTCACATCGCACTGACCAACCAGTCACTTGTGTACTGAACCGAGAGGGtgaacacacagggagggaggaAAGCTGCCAGCCTCAGCCTGCCCTGCTAGGCCtgtgtgtgactccagtccctcaccaacAGGCTGACTCCGAACTGCCATCAGGTGTCCTCCACACGACACTCCAATATCAAACCAACTTCTGCAGCAGTGCAGAGAGGATACTGGGCAGCACCGGGTTCTCAGGGCAACCcgagggtgggtaataaatgccagccttgccagtggtgcccacatcctgAGGATGAATGAAAACACAGCAGCTGAGTAACTCACTGTTAATATAAATCCTGCTCCCTGGGTTCAGTCCAGAAGCATTATCCTCCCAATAACAAACCTGTTCTCGGCTGAAGGAACACCCAAACAAGCCTGTTCACAGCTTGCTGGACAATTACCGACAATATCTCCTGGTAAGTGCCCAGATAGCGAGCGGTCACTGTGTAGGACCAGCTGCAATGTAGCAGCAGGGATTCCTGtttgctgtgtgtgtgactgactcACCTCAGCACACTGCACCTTGGCAATGTAGCCGCAGTTCTGAAGCTCCATCCAATTGGCTTCAAAGAGCTTTGGCCCAATGAGGAAATTCAGGTCGACAATTTTGTCATCTTCTCGGACCAGGGTGGCCGTTAGCCCCAGCTTACAGTGAGCCTGGACAATGGTCAGAACACGCCGGAACATTCTTGCTGAAAGGCAAGGAGAATGAAGATCATCAGCATTAACGCAGCAAATGACTACACATACACTCAGCCTGTGATTAaagcttcatagaacatagaacatagaaagccacagcacaaacaggcccttcggcccacaagttgcgccgatcacatccccgcctctagtcctatctatagccctcaatcccattaaatcccatgtactcatccagaagtctcttaaaagaccccaacgagtttgcctccaccaccaccgacgtcagccgattccactcacccaccaccctctgagtgaaaaacttacccctgacatctcctctgtacctaccccccagcaccttaaacctgtgtcttctcgtagcaaccatttcagcccttggaaatagcctctgagagtctaccctatccagacctctcaacatcttgtaaacctctatcaggtcacctctcatccttcgtctctccagggagaagagaccaagctccctcaacctatcctcataaggcatgccccccaatccaggcaacatccttgtaaatctcctctgcaccctttcaatggcttcaacatctttcctgtaatgaggtgaccagaactgcgcgcagtactccaagtggggtctaaccagggtcctaaaaagctgcagcattatctcccgactcctaaactcaatccctcgattaatgaaggccagtacgccgtacgccttcttgaccgcatcctccacctgcgaggccgatttaagagtcctatggacccggaccccaaggtccttctgatcctctacactgctaagaatggtacccttcatattatactgctgcttcatcccattggatctgccaaaatggatcaccacacacttatccgggttgaagtccatctgccacttctccgcccagtcttgcattctatctatgtctcgctgcaacttctgacatccctccaaactatccacaacaccacctaccttggtgtcgtcagcaaacttaccaacccatccctccacttcctcatccaggtcatttatgaaaatgacaaacagcaagggtcccagaacagatccctggggcactccactggtcactgacctccatgcagagaaagacccctccacagccactctctgccttctgcaggcaagccagttctggatccacaaggcaacagccccttggatcccatgccctctcagtttctcaagaagtcttgcatgggggaccttatcgaacgccttgctgaagtccatatagaccacatccaccgctcttccttcgtcaatgtgtttggtcacattttcaaagaactcaaccaggctcgtaaggcacgacctgcccttgacaaagccgtgctgattacttttgatcatactaaacttctctagatgatcataaatcctgtctctcaggatcctctccatcaacttaccaaccactgaggttagactcaccggtcggtaatttcccgggctgtccctgttccctttcttgaatatagggaccacatctgcaatcctccaatcctccggaacctctcccgtctccatcgacgatgcaaagatcatcgccaaaggctccgcaatctcctccctcgcctcccacagtaacctggggtacatcccatccggtcccggcgacttaccaaccttgatgccattcaatagttccaggcacccactgttcAAAACCAACATTGTGCAAATTGAGCACTGTACGGGTTACATACCGAcagaaagctccctcgacactgtccccatcaaacactcccaggacaggtacagcacaggttagatacagagtaaagctccctctacactgtccccatcaaacactcccaggacaggtacagcacggggttagatacagagtaaagctccctctacactgtccccatcaaacactcccaggacaggtacagcacgaggttagatacagagtaaagctccctctacactgtcccccatcaaacactcccaggataggtacagcacggggttagatacagagtaaagctccctctatactgtccccatcaaacactcccaggacaggtacagcacggggttagatacagagtaaagctccctctacactgtccccatcaaacactccccaggacaggtacagcacggggttagatacagagtaaagctccctctacactgtccccatcaaacactcccaggacaggtacagcacgaggttagatacagagtaaagctccctctacactgtcccccatcaaacactcccaggataggtacagcacggggttagatacagagtaaagctccctctacactgtcccccatcaaacactcccaggacaggtacagcacggggttagatacagagtaaagctccctctacaccgtccccatcaaacactcccaggacaggtacagcacggggttagatacagagtaaagctccctctatactgtccccatcaaacactcccaggacaggtacagcatggggttagatacagagtaaagctccctctacactgtccccatcaaacactcccaggacaggtacagcacggggttagatacagagtaaagctccctctacactgtccccatcaaacactccccaggacaggtacagcacggggttagatacagagtaaagctccctctacactgccccccatcaaacacccccaggacaggtacagcacggggttagatacagagtaaagctccctctacactgtccccatcaaacactccccaggacaggtacagcacggggttagatacagagtaaagctccctctacactgccccccatcaaacacccccaggacaggtacagcacggggttagatacagagtaaaactccctctacactgtccccatcaaacactccccaggacaggtacagcacggggttaaatacagagtaaagctccctctacactgtccccatcaaacactcccaggacaggtacagcacggggttagatacagagtaaagctccctctacactgtcccccatcaaacactcccaggacaggtacagcacggggttagatacagagtaaagctccctctacactgtcccccatcaaacactcccaggacaggtacagcacggtgttagatacagagtgaagctccctctacactgtccccatcaaacactcccaggacaggtacagcacggggttagatacagagtaaagctccctctatactgtccgcatcaaacactcccaggacaggtacagcacggggttagatacagagtaaagctcccgctacactgtccccatcaaacactcccaggacaggtacagcacggggttagatacagagtgcagctccctctacactgtccccatcaaacactcccaggacaggtacagcacggggttagatacagagtaaagctccctctacactgtccccatcaaacactcccaggacaggtacagcacggggttagatacagagtaaagctccctctatactgaaaGGTTTGAAACCTGATGATCTGGGTTACTGTGTAATTCTGACTgagcgcacacactcacacacacacacacacacacacacacacacacacacacacacctgtgccgGGCTGCACTCGGTACCTGGAATAGTGTGCACCTCATCGAGCAGCATCAAGCCCCACTCCTGACTCTTCATCCACTCCATCACCCGCTCCGCCTCCCACGATCGCTTCGTCGTGTGCCCCAACATTGAATACGTGCTAATGGCGATCGAGCAGCCAATCGGCTTGTCCTTGGCGTCTGAGGTGAAGCGGCAGATCTGACTGTCATCAATGGTCGACCACATTTTGAACTGTGACTTCCACTGCTCCACAGACACGGCCGAGGTACAGAGGACCAGGCATCGCTTCCGCACTGTGCAAGCTGCCGTTACACCCACCAGGGACTTCCCGGCACCTGGGGAGGACAAGGGGTACCAGCCACATCTTTACATCCAATGGAATGGTTAATAAAGATCAAAAAGAGAAACAGCAGCTTTATGCAGCACCGTCCGTCACTGTGCGACAGCTCAGAGCCCCTTACAGACAacgaaatactcagcaagtgtcCTCGACACAGGAAAGGGTCAAATCAGTCCAAACATCCCACCCAGGGATCGATGCTTCACTTCAGCCTCACACACAGCACCTGACACACAAATGCAATCTACTTGAGGTGATGTCAGTTGAGGGTTAAACACTGGCCAGGACCCCAGGCAAAACaccttaacatagaaacatagaagataggagcaggaggaggccattcggcccttcgagcctgctcccccattcatcaccatcatggctgatcatccaactcagtagcctaatcctgctttctccccataaccgttgatcccattcgccccaagtgctatatccagccgcctcttgaatacattcaatgttttgccatcaactacttcctgtggtaatgaattccacagactcgccactctttgggtgaagaaacgtctcctcacTAACGGTGCTCATTGCTAGGGCTTCGGGGGATAATCCAGTCTGACCACAATGcggttactgagggagtgccgcactgtcagagggtcagtactgagggagtgccgcactgtcagagggtcagtactgagggagtgccgcactgtcagagggtcagtgctgagggagtgccacactgtcagagggtcagtgctgagggagtgccgcactgtcagagggtcagtactgagggagtgccgcactgtcagagggtcagtactgagggagtggcgcactgtcagagggtcagtactgagggagtggcgcactgtcagagggtcagtactgagggagtgccgcactgtcagagggtcagtactgggggagtgccgcactgtcagagggtcagtactgagggagtgccgcactgtcagagggtcagtactgagggagtgccgcactgtcagagggtcagtactgagggagtgctgcactgtcagagggtcagtgctgagggagtgccgcactgtcagagggtcagtgctgagggagtgccgcactgtcagagggtcagtgctgagggagtgccgcactgttgcaaGTGCTGTCTTTCGGGTTATTTTATTGaagctgtgtgtgtcagttctaATCTATGTTTGGGAGGTGAATGAATTTATATTCTGAAAAGATGAAATCCCACAGATCCATCGCGGGGAAAACCAGGCTTCCCGGATTCTGGAGCAGGGCTGCTGGGTAAAACACACGGATGTAATCTTCCCAGTCTGAGACAAGCAGGATGTGGGAGTCTGAGCAGAGTAAAATATTTACCGCAGGGAAGCACAATAACTCCGGATCTGGCACGGCCATTCCCAAACATCTTCCGCAGGCTCTTTTCCTGATAGGGTCGGAGGACGGCTGTGGGCTTCAGGTCGATGTTAACGTCCGGGTTGACGGTATCATTCCGGAAATCGTACTCTGCCAGCAGTGGGTACTCGAGGTGAATGCAGCGTTTCTGCAGCTCCTCAATCATTTCCTGCGGGAATCAGAGTTTAGAAACGGATTCCTCCAGATACACAGAAACTGCAGCTTTTCCCACACGTTTCCGATCTACAGTCTGCAGGTGGACGGAGAAACGGGAGGATGTCACTGCAGACTGACACTTTCAGATAGACGGGGAGTTTGATAAATACGACACAGGAATCTATCCTGGTGATCGCAGGCAGGAagtgtcaaatccagacactgaaAGTCTCTCTTGTCGTAACCACTGCATCAGCCCAAGTGCCGCACTGTTACAGAGCAGCAACTCAGCACAAATATAGCCTGACTGCCTGTCTCTGCACTTCATTAGTTATCAGTTACATAGAATATTATAGtatagaaagagaccattcagcccaaccagtctgtTCTGGAGTTTATTCCCTATACAAGcttccaacgcctctactttgtcagaagactaaggaaatttggcacgtccgctacaactctcaccaacttttacagatgcaccatagaaagcattctttctggttgtatcacagcttggtctggctcctgctctgtccaagaccgcaaggaactacaaaaggtcgtgaatgtagcccagtccatcacataaaccagcctcccatccatcaactctgtctacacttcccgctgccttgggaaaagcagccggcataattaaggaccccacacaccccggacattctctgttccaccttcttcctgcgagaaaaagatacaaaagtctgaggtcacgtaccaaccgattcaagaacagcttcttccctgctgctgtcagacttttgaatggacataccttgcattaagttgatctttctctacaccctagctatgactgtaacactacattctgcaccctctcgtttcatAGAattctccagtgcagaaagaggccattcggcccatcgagtctgcaccgaccacaatcccacccaggccctacccccatatccctacatatttacccactaatccctctaacctatgcatcccgggacactaaggagcaatttagaatggcgaatcaacctagcccgcacatctttggactgtgggaggaaaccggagcacccggaggaaacccacgcagacacagggagattttccttcactatgaacggtatgctttgtctatatagtgcacaagaaacaatacttttcactgtatattaatacatgtgacaacaataaattaaatcaaataatttACTCCATCCCAGTATAAGCTTCCACTCCTTTGTTCCTTGTGTTGATCAAGCTTCTCCTGGACAGCACTGATACTGTTCCTCTGTGACAGGGCAGCAAGCTGCACACACTCTTCCCTCCCTGTGTAAGGAAGGCTCTCCTCAGTCCCAATTGGATTGATTCACTGAAAGAAGTTGCAGATTATGCGTCACCTGTCTGACTTCGAAGGACACGGtttgctgctcctcctcctcctcctcctccttgtcCATCTGCTCGTAAAAATCAAACAGGTCGGCTGGAACGTCTGCTTtactgggggtgggagtgggctcCACACTCTGTGATGTCGAAGCGGCTCCGTTGTTCTGCACGGGCTTAGCCATCTGCAACGAGGAACATTGATTCTGACGGTGCTGTGACCAAATCCCAAACTGTCCGCAGAACCCACAGAAACACCGACAGCTGCCAACTCAACCTCCAATAGGGCACACTCCAGTTAATGTGATattcaacacccccccccgccacccctctccccccccccgacccctctccccgacccccccccccctctccccccccaccgacccctctccccgacccacccccccccccaccaacccctctccccgacctccccccctcccccaccgacccctctccccgacccacccccccctccccccccccaccgacccacccccccctcccaccgacccctctccccgacccaccccccccctccccaacaccaccAGGCAGCACTCCTGACTTGAAGATCAGCAACTATTctggggtagagggagctttactctgtatctaaccccgtgctgtacctgtcctgggagtgtttgatggggacagtgtagagggagctttactctgtatctaaccccgtgctgtccctgtcctgggagtgtttgatggggacagtgtagagggagctttactctgtatctaaccccgtgctgtacctgtcctgggagtgtttgatggggacagtgtagagggagctttactctgtatctaaccccgtgctgtacctgtcctgggagtgtttgatggggagagtgtagagggagctttactctgtatctaaccccgtgctgtacctgtcctgggagtgtttgatggggacagtgtaagggagctttactctgtatctaaccctgtgctgtacctgtcctgggagtgtttgatggggacagtgcagagagagctttactctgtatctaaccccgtgctgtccctgtcctgggagtgtttgatggggacagtgtagagggagctttactctgtatctaaccccgtgctgtacctgtcctgggagtgtttgatggggacagtgtagagggagctttactctgtatctaaccccgtgctgtacctgtcctgggagtgtttgatggagacagtgtagagggagctttactctgtatctaaccccgtgctgtacctgtcctgggagtgtttgatggggacagtgtagagggagctttactctgtatctcaccccgtgctgtacctgtcctgggagtgtttgatggggacagtgtagagggagctttactctgtatctaaccccgtgctgtacctgtcctggaagtcatagaatccctacagtacagaaagaggccattcggcccatcgagtctgcaccgaccacaatcccacccaggccttacccccatatccctacatattttacccactaatccctctaacctacgcatctcaggactctaaggggcaatttttaacctggccaatcaacctaacccgcacatcgttggactgtgggaggaaaccggagcacccggaggaaacccacgcagacacgaggagaatgtgcaaactccacacagacagtgacccaagccgggaatcgaacccaggtccctggagctgtgaagcagcagtgctaaccactgtgctaccatgccgcccttttgtggcggggcagtgtagagggagctttactctaaccAGGTCTGGGTGGGTTTGCGAGATGCACTGAGCAGGTTTGCTGCTGGATTGATTGGGCCATGTGATTGGTTCCTGTTTCTGTGTTTAGATGAAGTGATGAAGAATCTGGAATCCGTCCACGATGACTCACCAACATGGCAGATTTACTGGACACGGTTCCCATGATGAGTTCAGTTTCGTCACCTTCTGCTGTTCTCAGCCGACAGTCCTTTATGATCTTGTCCTGCAGCAGCTTCTGGATCACATCGGGGTGCGTGCTCTCCACAAAGTACCTGTCCGCAAAAGAGATTCGCACTCAACCCACAGACTGTCCAAGACAAAGAGTAAAAGCCAATCTCCTGCTGCCAACATCCTCAAACTGGATTATTGCATACAGcatcagtgttccctcagtactgacccactgacagtgcagcactccctcaacactgaccctctgacagtgcggcactccctcagtactgaccctctgacagtgcagcactccctcagtactgaccctctgacagtgcggcgctccctcagtactgacccactgacagtgcagcactccctcaacactgaccctctgacagtgcggcactccctcagtactgaccctctgacagcgcggcactccctcagcactgaccctctgacagtgcggcactccctcagtactgaccctgacagtgcggcactccctcag from Mustelus asterias chromosome 14, sMusAst1.hap1.1, whole genome shotgun sequence includes these protein-coding regions:
- the ercc3 gene encoding general transcription and DNA repair factor IIH helicase/translocase subunit XPB, whose amino-acid sequence is MLSQSGTMGKKERDKKKFKKRRYDDDEEDEDELSVDAESQEAVPSAAGKQVEQSVVKEDEYGAKDYRTLMNLKEDHSSRPLWVAPDGHIFLEAFSPVYKYAQDFLVAVAEPVCRPTHTHEYKLTAYSLYAAVSVGLQTSDIIEYLQKLSKTSIPDGIVQFIKLCTVSYGKVKLVLKHNRYFVESTHPDVIQKLLQDKIIKDCRLRTAEGDETELIMGTVSSKSAMLMAKPVQNNGAASTSQSVEPTPTPSKADVPADLFDFYEQMDKEEEEEEEQQTVSFEVRQEMIEELQKRCIHLEYPLLAEYDFRNDTVNPDVNIDLKPTAVLRPYQEKSLRKMFGNGRARSGVIVLPCGAGKSLVGVTAACTVRKRCLVLCTSAVSVEQWKSQFKMWSTIDDSQICRFTSDAKDKPIGCSIAISTYSMLGHTTKRSWEAERVMEWMKSQEWGLMLLDEVHTIPARMFRRVLTIVQAHCKLGLTATLVREDDKIVDLNFLIGPKLFEANWMELQNCGYIAKVQCAEVWCPMSPEFYREYVAIKTKKRMLLYVMNPNKFRACQFLIRFHERRNDKIIVFADNVFALKEYAIKLNKPYIYGPTSQGERMQILQNFTHNPKINTIFISKVGDTSFDLPEANVLIQISSHGGSRRQEAQRLGRVLRAKKGMVAEEYNAFFYSLVSQDTQEMAYSAKRQRFLVDQGYSFKVITKLAGMGEEDLAFATKDEQQLLLQKVLAASDLDAEEEVVLGEFGSKSGQISRRFGTMSSMSGADDTVYLEYHRSKSFGKNIHPLFKRFRK